A region of Paractinoplanes abujensis DNA encodes the following proteins:
- a CDS encoding PPOX class F420-dependent oxidoreductase — protein MTILPDGLLKLLNQPSPCFIATTDPDGSPQLTETWVGTDGEHIVINTVEGFRKVRNVERDPRVSVIVTDPGNASDYYSVKGHVVSVTPEGGAEHIEQLARKYLGGPYPWFGGRDQVRVIMTIAVDKVIHAPWS, from the coding sequence GTGACGATCTTGCCCGACGGCCTTCTCAAGCTGCTCAACCAGCCCAGCCCCTGCTTCATCGCGACCACCGACCCCGACGGCTCCCCGCAACTGACCGAGACCTGGGTCGGCACCGACGGCGAGCACATCGTGATCAACACGGTCGAGGGCTTCCGCAAAGTGCGCAACGTCGAACGCGACCCGCGCGTCTCGGTGATCGTGACCGACCCCGGCAACGCGTCCGACTACTACTCGGTCAAGGGCCACGTCGTGAGCGTGACCCCCGAGGGCGGCGCCGAACACATCGAGCAACTGGCCCGGAAATACCTCGGCGGCCCCTACCCGTGGTTCGGCGGCCGCGACCAGGTCCGCGTGATCATGACCATCGCCGTCGACAAGGTCATCCACGCCCCCTGGAGCTGA
- a CDS encoding SPW repeat domain-containing protein, translating to MTTDEAVRTRVARRLGRDLVLTPSAFLGVAGVWLVVTPVVIDHGVYPWVADVLAGIMLMAVAAAQVVLPSRSLALSAAAAGAGAWLIAAPYALGFADQLGVAWNDKVVGALVILLAVVNGLPRAVRKP from the coding sequence ATGACTACCGACGAAGCCGTACGGACGCGGGTGGCCCGCCGGCTGGGCCGGGACCTCGTGCTCACACCGAGCGCTTTCCTCGGGGTCGCCGGCGTCTGGCTGGTGGTGACACCCGTGGTGATCGACCATGGCGTTTATCCGTGGGTCGCCGATGTGCTGGCCGGGATCATGCTGATGGCCGTGGCCGCCGCGCAGGTCGTGCTGCCGAGCCGTTCGCTGGCGTTGAGCGCCGCCGCGGCCGGGGCAGGCGCCTGGCTGATCGCCGCACCCTATGCGCTGGGTTTCGCCGATCAGCTCGGCGTGGCCTGGAACGACAAGGTGGTGGGCGCGCTGGTGATCCTGCTGGCCGTGGTCAACGGCCTGCCCCGCGCGGTCCGGAAACCGTGA
- a CDS encoding NAD(P)H-binding protein has translation MTLIIGGTGKTGRRVAERLGAAATIASRTSATRFDWNDETTWLPALKDQKAVYITFYPDLGLPGAAETVGAFADLAAANGVEHLVLLSGRGEPLAQRAEQRVKDSGTDWTIVTCAWFAQNFSEDFLAGAVAAGDIRLPAGDVAEPFVDADDIADVVAAALTDPRHRGRHYELTGPAALTFGQVADELSQATGRTITYTPISFVQYESVLREAGLPVELGDMFRGILDGRNSKPADGVQRALGRPATSFSSYARKAL, from the coding sequence ATGACGCTCATCATCGGTGGAACGGGCAAGACCGGACGACGCGTGGCCGAGCGGCTCGGCGCCGCAGCGACGATCGCTTCCCGCACGTCGGCGACCCGGTTCGACTGGAACGACGAAACGACGTGGTTGCCGGCGCTCAAGGACCAGAAGGCCGTGTACATCACCTTCTATCCCGACCTCGGCCTGCCCGGCGCGGCCGAGACGGTCGGCGCGTTCGCGGATCTGGCCGCCGCGAACGGGGTCGAGCACCTGGTCCTGCTGTCGGGTCGCGGCGAGCCTCTCGCGCAGCGGGCCGAGCAGCGCGTGAAGGACTCCGGCACGGACTGGACGATCGTGACCTGCGCGTGGTTCGCCCAGAACTTCAGCGAGGACTTTTTGGCCGGCGCGGTCGCCGCCGGCGACATCCGGCTGCCCGCGGGCGACGTGGCCGAGCCGTTCGTCGACGCCGACGACATCGCCGACGTGGTGGCGGCGGCCCTGACCGACCCGCGCCACCGGGGCCGGCACTACGAGCTGACCGGTCCCGCGGCGCTCACCTTCGGGCAGGTCGCGGACGAGCTCAGCCAGGCCACCGGACGGACGATCACCTACACGCCGATCAGCTTCGTGCAGTACGAGTCCGTGCTGCGCGAGGCCGGCCTGCCCGTCGAGCTGGGCGACATGTTCCGCGGCATCCTCGACGGCCGCAACAGCAAGCCTGCTGACGGTGTGCAGCGGGCGCTCGGACGACCGGCGACTTCGTTCTCCTCGTACGCGAGAAAAGCGCTGTAG